A DNA window from Falco naumanni isolate bFalNau1 chromosome Z, bFalNau1.pat, whole genome shotgun sequence contains the following coding sequences:
- the LOC121080894 gene encoding FERM and PDZ domain-containing protein 1-like isoform X7, translated as MSVERAADIIREAGDELLLTVLRCTSGGPKSSFLTAEKRARLKTNPVKVRFAEEVLVNGHTQGNSLLCMPNVLKVYLENGQTKAFRFETSTTVKDIVLTLKEKLSIQSIVHFALALEEQYNMAKIHLLHEEELIEQVVQKRECHDYRCLFRVCFVPKDPLDLLQEDPIAFEYLYLQSCSDVLHERFAVEMKCSVALRLAALHIQERIYACAQPQKVSLKYIERDWGIENFISPTLLRNMSGKDIKKAISYHMKRNQVLLDPRQKHMLAAVQVRLSYLQILGDLKMYNGKIFNATLMLQDRESYVALLVGAKYGVSQIINNKLNIITSLAEFANISRVELTEESEKVSMVKIYLQDLKLLTLLLESNSAKDLVCLIIGYYRLFVDANISIFTWGEKKQQLHRVSAEEGYESRTCSDSEDSWELDSSSEHCVDAPLAYSSTQWKEEKLGELHSLEKDSTKPQAGGGDQCGGGDNATDSASETSDSANTESRGFKTSGSSDSMDALEEDELEACSSSRPEFFHFYTPTVQEMSSSYKSFPIHAAGGSSRAETRDYFCFLQVPHGEESGCEDGPSEQRGDGTGASVLETKLSEKNAVGYYNLCYSVSPAGSMERNNIGGSPQRSPWEDGLAQEEALRGAEGMAEASDLILEPPPGFGDTSSEEEFYDAADRLSPLDALAAGYNMMSPSQEGTDNSFCTLKKPRCYSLEEDLMTRQTAREKHRKEKELTYTKSLRKRRSFLKTDYTSQVTFPLALPGSLQSCCSWPPSPPRLAQRPAPHSSEDIKKDAALGLPAATQARRDAASSNTSSDLMEMEPDTLETKSLTDSVLSAISAVRLPGDLHREESAGVTTHVDGGLQPAHAVHPPFLSLEEAVPLPGGQSRAAEGSSSMKACTGWLSEESCVATSSWLAQVVLEEVGEVVAAQHTTGGVPPFLGQEVTCPANGPMLLPSAHGPSVASPLEVAQDQDLTSPSPSQERVDSPRELLASQKTCGCLGADAVRKEMQTAPAESPFEKELVSSQDEAEPRKDMANGAHKQLQPVQTPLPKEQAGEVGKDSPLTPSLRLSVSSGQIPLGSLGKRAGDHGASKLCFLCFNYKKGEQTPSDPIMTRSLGFSTVKMTSPPQLGVDKCSCRLSYISCFHRADDKGEHETTIPTCSTFVGPLTTPPSSGCGLPGASLSSYLVSIGRDAAWEDPHVQALSQLKDQARMSPADFSCFLAYTTELQEVIGKLSGNEATHLQDQCAEQGAESKGALGLASQELLSSCQEFLKTEQSLQELQGALRVTFDHLVQLAVACFQVTHCQLCRQRQQELGAALVDVVGTYHQLVQAVHQQLHRQGCPDLGARLLAHQHTAFTAAVFCLLQQFRVPPLS; from the exons GTGGTCCAAAAACGAGAATGTCATGACTACCGGTGCCTCTTCAGAGTCTGCTTTGTCCCAAAGGATCCCTTAGACCTCCTGCAGGAAGACCCAATTGCCTTTGAGTATCTCTACCTGCAG AGCTGCAGCGACGTACTTCATGAAAGAtttgctgtggaaatgaaatGCAGTGTGGCATTACGTCTAGCTGCTCTACACATACAGGAGAGGATCTATGCTTGTGCTCAGCCACAGAAAGTATCCTTGAAATACATTGA GCGGGACTGGGGAATCGAAAACTTCATCTCACCAACTTTGCTTCGAAACATGAGTGGGAAGGACATCAAGAAAGCCATCAGCTACCACATGAAGCGTAACCAGGTGCTACTGGACCCTCGGCAGAAG CATATGCTCGCAGCAGTTCAAGTGCGCCTGAGCTACCTGCAAATACTGGGAGACCTAAAGATGTACAATGGGAAGATCTTTAATGCCACCCTGATG CTACAGGACAGAGAATCATATGTTGCCTTGCTGGTGGGTGCCAAGTATGGGGTGAGCCAGATTATCAATAATAAGCTCAACATCATAACAAGTCTGGCGGAGTTTGCAAACATCAGCAGGGTGGAGCTTACAGAGGAGTCTGAAAAAGTGAGCATGGTGAAAATCTACCTGCAGGATCTGAAG CTGCTGACTCTGCTGCTGGAATCAAACAGTGCAAAAGATCTTGTCTGCCTCATCATTGGCTATTACAGACTGTTTGTGGATGCAAATATCTCCATATTTacctggggagagaaaaaacagcaactGCATCGTGTCTCGGCTGaagaag GCTACGAATCTCGAACTTGCAGTGATTCTGAAGACTCCTGGGAGCTGGATTCCTCCTCAGAGCATTGCGTGGACGCTCCTTTAGCATACAGCAGCACCCAGTGGAAGGAGGAGAAGCTGGGAGAGCTCCACAGTCTGGAGAAGGACAGCACAAAGCCCCAAGCTGGAGGAGGTGACCAGTGTGGTGGGGGTGACAATGCAACAGACAGCGCATCCGAGACTTCAGATTCAGCCAACACCGAGAGCCGAGGGTTTAAGACAAGTGGCTCCAGTGACTCTATGGATGCACTGGAGGAAGATGAGTTGGAAGCTTGCTCTTCCTCCAGGCCGGAGTTCTTCCACTTCTACACACCAACAGTGCAGGAGATGAGCAGCTCATACAAGAGCTTCCCCATTCATGCTGCAGGAGGCTCCAGCAGGGCCGAAACCAGAGACTACTTCTGTTTCTTGCAGGTGCCACATGGAGAGGAGTCTGGGTGTGAAGACGGACCCTCTGAGCAGAGAGGGGACGGCACTGGTGCGTCTGTGCTGGAGACCAAGCTGTCTGAGAAAAACGCCGTGGGCTATTACAACCTGTGCTACAGCGTAtcccctgcaggcagcatggAGAGGAACAACATCGGGGGCAGCCCTCAAAGAAGCCCTTGGGAAGATGGGTTGGCCCAGGAAGAGGCACTGCGTGGAGCAGAAGGGATGGCAGAGGCGAGCGACCTCATTTTGGAGCCACCCCCGGGCTTTGGTGACACCAGCTCTGAGGAGGAGTTCTATGATGCTGCAGACAGGCTCAGCCCTCTGGATGCCCTGGCAG cAGGCTACAATATGATGTCCCCATCCCAAGAGGGTACAGACAACTCCTTCTGCACCCTGAAGAAACCAAGATGTTACAGCTTGGAGGAGGACCTGATGACGAGGCAGACAGCAAGGGAGAAGcacaggaaggagaaggagctgACATACACCAAGagcctgaggaagaggaggtctTTCTTGAAAACTGATTACACCTCGCAGGTCACTTTCCCCTTGGCTTTGCCaggctctctgcagagctgctgctcctggccacCCTCCCCACCACGCCTTGCTCAGCGCCCTGCTCCACACTCGTCAGAGGACATCAAGAAGGATGCAGCACTGGGGCTTCCTGCAGCCACTCAGGCCCGGAGAGATGCTGCTAGCTCAAATACATCTTCTGACCTGATGGAAATGGAGCCTGACACCCTGGAAACAAAATCACTGACTGACTCCGTGCTTTCTGCCATTTCAGCCGTTCGCCTGCCAGGTGACCTGCACAGGGAGGAGAGTGCAGGTGTCACCACGCATGTGGACGGTGGTCTCCAACCTGCACATGCTGTACATCCACCTTTCCTGTCCCTGGAGGAAGCTGTGCCCCTTCCTGGGggacaaagcagagctgctgagggaaGTTCCTCCATGAAGGCATGTACTGGGTGGCTAAGTGAGGAGAGCTGTGTGGCCACCAGCAGTTGGCTGGCCCAAgtggtgctggaggaggtgggtgAGGTGGTGGCAGCCCAGCATACAACTGGTGGTGTACCCCCATTCCTGGGCCAAGAGGTAACCTGCCCTGCTAACGGACCCATGCTGCTGCCATCAGCTCATGGTCCCAGTGTGGCATCTCCCCTTGAGGTTGCCCAGGACCAGGACCTCACATCACCCAGCCCATCTCAGGAAAGGGTAGATAGCCCACGAGAGCTTTTGGCCTCTCAGAAGACCTGTGGGTGCCTGGGGGCTGATGCTGTCAGAAAGGAGATGCAAACAGCTCCAGCTGAATCACCCTTTGAGAAAGAGTTGGTAAGCAGCCAGGATGAAGCAGAGCCCAGAAAAGACATGGCAAATGGGGCTCacaagcagctgcagcctgttcAGACCCCTCTTCCTAAAGAACAGGCTGGTGAGGTGGGGAAGGACTCTCCTCTGACTCCATCTCTAAGGCTTTCCGTCTCCTCAGGCCAAATTCCCTTGGGCTCACTGGGGAAAAGAGCAGGAGATCATGGGGCTTCAaaactctgctttctctgctttaacTACAAGAAGGGTGAGCAGACCCCTTCTGACCCCATCATGACCAGGTCCTTGGGGTTTTCCACAGTGAAGATGACCTCTCCACCACAGCTTGGGGTGGACAAGTGCAGCTGTCGGCTGTCCTATATCAGCTGCTTCCATAGAGCTGATGACAAGGGGGAACATGAAACCACCATCCCCACGTGCAGCACGTTTGTGGGGCCTCTCACCACACCACCATCCAGCGGCTGCGGTCTTCCTGGGGCCTCTCTGAGCAGTTACCTGGTCTCCATTGGGAGGGATGCAGCATGGGAGGACCCTCATGTCCAAGCCCTCAGCCAGCTGAAGGACCAAGCAAGAATGAGCCCTGCAGATTTCTCCTGCTTCCTAGCCTACACCACAGAGCTTCAGGAGGTTATTGGGAAGCTCTCTGGGAATGAAGCAACCCACCTGCAAGATCAATGTGCAGAGCAGGGTGCTGAAAGTAAGGGTGCCCTTGGATTAGCCTCTCAGGAGCTGCTGTCCAGTTGCCAGGAGTTCCTGAAAACAGAGCAGTCCCTCCAAGAGCTGCAGGGGGCACTCAGGGTGACGTTCGACCACCTGGTCCAGCTAGCAGTGGCCTGCTTCCAGGTGACGCACTGccagctgtgcaggcagaggcagcaggagctcGGGGCCGCGCTTGTGGATGTGGTGGGCACCTACCACCAGCTTGTGCAGGCCGTTCACCAGCAGCTTCACAGGCAAGGCTGCCCAGATCTGGGTGCCAGGCTCCTCGCCCACCAACATACAGCCTTTACAGCTGCCGTGTTTTGTCTCCTGCAGCAGTTCAGGGTACCCCCCTTGTCGTGA
- the LOC121080894 gene encoding FERM and PDZ domain-containing protein 1-like isoform X8 — MPNVLKVYLENGQTKAFRFETSTTVKDIVLTLKEKLSIQSIVHFALALEEQYNMAKIHLLHEEELIEQVVQKRECHDYRCLFRVCFVPKDPLDLLQEDPIAFEYLYLQSCSDVLHERFAVEMKCSVALRLAALHIQERIYACAQPQKVSLKYIERDWGIENFISPTLLRNMSGKDIKKAISYHMKRNQVLLDPRQKHMLAAVQVRLSYLQILGDLKMYNGKIFNATLMLQDRESYVALLVGAKYGVSQIINNKLNIITSLAEFANISRVELTEESEKVSMVKIYLQDLKLLTLLLESNSAKDLVCLIIGYYRLFVDANISIFTWGEKKQQLHRVSAEEGYESRTCSDSEDSWELDSSSEHCVDAPLAYSSTQWKEEKLGELHSLEKDSTKPQAGGGDQCGGGDNATDSASETSDSANTESRGFKTSGSSDSMDALEEDELEACSSSRPEFFHFYTPTVQEMSSSYKSFPIHAAGGSSRAETRDYFCFLQVPHGEESGCEDGPSEQRGDGTGASVLETKLSEKNAVGYYNLCYSVSPAGSMERNNIGGSPQRSPWEDGLAQEEALRGAEGMAEASDLILEPPPGFGDTSSEEEFYDAADRLSPLDALAAGYNMMSPSQEGTDNSFCTLKKPRCYSLEEDLMTRQTAREKHRKEKELTYTKSLRKRRSFLKTDYTSQVTFPLALPGSLQSCCSWPPSPPRLAQRPAPHSSEDIKKDAALGLPAATQARRDAASSNTSSDLMEMEPDTLETKSLTDSVLSAISAVRLPGDLHREESAGVTTHVDGGLQPAHAVHPPFLSLEEAVPLPGGQSRAAEGSSSMKACTGWLSEESCVATSSWLAQVVLEEVGEVVAAQHTTGGVPPFLGQEVTCPANGPMLLPSAHGPSVASPLEVAQDQDLTSPSPSQERVDSPRELLASQKTCGCLGADAVRKEMQTAPAESPFEKELVSSQDEAEPRKDMANGAHKQLQPVQTPLPKEQAGEVGKDSPLTPSLRLSVSSGQIPLGSLGKRAGDHGASKLCFLCFNYKKGEQTPSDPIMTRSLGFSTVKMTSPPQLGVDKCSCRLSYISCFHRADDKGEHETTIPTCSTFVGPLTTPPSSGCGLPGASLSSYLVSIGRDAAWEDPHVQALSQLKDQARMSPADFSCFLAYTTELQEVIGKLSGNEATHLQDQCAEQGAESKGALGLASQELLSSCQEFLKTEQSLQELQGALRVTFDHLVQLAVACFQVTHCQLCRQRQQELGAALVDVVGTYHQLVQAVHQQLHRQGCPDLGARLLAHQHTAFTAAVFCLLQQFRVPPLS; from the exons GTGGTCCAAAAACGAGAATGTCATGACTACCGGTGCCTCTTCAGAGTCTGCTTTGTCCCAAAGGATCCCTTAGACCTCCTGCAGGAAGACCCAATTGCCTTTGAGTATCTCTACCTGCAG AGCTGCAGCGACGTACTTCATGAAAGAtttgctgtggaaatgaaatGCAGTGTGGCATTACGTCTAGCTGCTCTACACATACAGGAGAGGATCTATGCTTGTGCTCAGCCACAGAAAGTATCCTTGAAATACATTGA GCGGGACTGGGGAATCGAAAACTTCATCTCACCAACTTTGCTTCGAAACATGAGTGGGAAGGACATCAAGAAAGCCATCAGCTACCACATGAAGCGTAACCAGGTGCTACTGGACCCTCGGCAGAAG CATATGCTCGCAGCAGTTCAAGTGCGCCTGAGCTACCTGCAAATACTGGGAGACCTAAAGATGTACAATGGGAAGATCTTTAATGCCACCCTGATG CTACAGGACAGAGAATCATATGTTGCCTTGCTGGTGGGTGCCAAGTATGGGGTGAGCCAGATTATCAATAATAAGCTCAACATCATAACAAGTCTGGCGGAGTTTGCAAACATCAGCAGGGTGGAGCTTACAGAGGAGTCTGAAAAAGTGAGCATGGTGAAAATCTACCTGCAGGATCTGAAG CTGCTGACTCTGCTGCTGGAATCAAACAGTGCAAAAGATCTTGTCTGCCTCATCATTGGCTATTACAGACTGTTTGTGGATGCAAATATCTCCATATTTacctggggagagaaaaaacagcaactGCATCGTGTCTCGGCTGaagaag GCTACGAATCTCGAACTTGCAGTGATTCTGAAGACTCCTGGGAGCTGGATTCCTCCTCAGAGCATTGCGTGGACGCTCCTTTAGCATACAGCAGCACCCAGTGGAAGGAGGAGAAGCTGGGAGAGCTCCACAGTCTGGAGAAGGACAGCACAAAGCCCCAAGCTGGAGGAGGTGACCAGTGTGGTGGGGGTGACAATGCAACAGACAGCGCATCCGAGACTTCAGATTCAGCCAACACCGAGAGCCGAGGGTTTAAGACAAGTGGCTCCAGTGACTCTATGGATGCACTGGAGGAAGATGAGTTGGAAGCTTGCTCTTCCTCCAGGCCGGAGTTCTTCCACTTCTACACACCAACAGTGCAGGAGATGAGCAGCTCATACAAGAGCTTCCCCATTCATGCTGCAGGAGGCTCCAGCAGGGCCGAAACCAGAGACTACTTCTGTTTCTTGCAGGTGCCACATGGAGAGGAGTCTGGGTGTGAAGACGGACCCTCTGAGCAGAGAGGGGACGGCACTGGTGCGTCTGTGCTGGAGACCAAGCTGTCTGAGAAAAACGCCGTGGGCTATTACAACCTGTGCTACAGCGTAtcccctgcaggcagcatggAGAGGAACAACATCGGGGGCAGCCCTCAAAGAAGCCCTTGGGAAGATGGGTTGGCCCAGGAAGAGGCACTGCGTGGAGCAGAAGGGATGGCAGAGGCGAGCGACCTCATTTTGGAGCCACCCCCGGGCTTTGGTGACACCAGCTCTGAGGAGGAGTTCTATGATGCTGCAGACAGGCTCAGCCCTCTGGATGCCCTGGCAG cAGGCTACAATATGATGTCCCCATCCCAAGAGGGTACAGACAACTCCTTCTGCACCCTGAAGAAACCAAGATGTTACAGCTTGGAGGAGGACCTGATGACGAGGCAGACAGCAAGGGAGAAGcacaggaaggagaaggagctgACATACACCAAGagcctgaggaagaggaggtctTTCTTGAAAACTGATTACACCTCGCAGGTCACTTTCCCCTTGGCTTTGCCaggctctctgcagagctgctgctcctggccacCCTCCCCACCACGCCTTGCTCAGCGCCCTGCTCCACACTCGTCAGAGGACATCAAGAAGGATGCAGCACTGGGGCTTCCTGCAGCCACTCAGGCCCGGAGAGATGCTGCTAGCTCAAATACATCTTCTGACCTGATGGAAATGGAGCCTGACACCCTGGAAACAAAATCACTGACTGACTCCGTGCTTTCTGCCATTTCAGCCGTTCGCCTGCCAGGTGACCTGCACAGGGAGGAGAGTGCAGGTGTCACCACGCATGTGGACGGTGGTCTCCAACCTGCACATGCTGTACATCCACCTTTCCTGTCCCTGGAGGAAGCTGTGCCCCTTCCTGGGggacaaagcagagctgctgagggaaGTTCCTCCATGAAGGCATGTACTGGGTGGCTAAGTGAGGAGAGCTGTGTGGCCACCAGCAGTTGGCTGGCCCAAgtggtgctggaggaggtgggtgAGGTGGTGGCAGCCCAGCATACAACTGGTGGTGTACCCCCATTCCTGGGCCAAGAGGTAACCTGCCCTGCTAACGGACCCATGCTGCTGCCATCAGCTCATGGTCCCAGTGTGGCATCTCCCCTTGAGGTTGCCCAGGACCAGGACCTCACATCACCCAGCCCATCTCAGGAAAGGGTAGATAGCCCACGAGAGCTTTTGGCCTCTCAGAAGACCTGTGGGTGCCTGGGGGCTGATGCTGTCAGAAAGGAGATGCAAACAGCTCCAGCTGAATCACCCTTTGAGAAAGAGTTGGTAAGCAGCCAGGATGAAGCAGAGCCCAGAAAAGACATGGCAAATGGGGCTCacaagcagctgcagcctgttcAGACCCCTCTTCCTAAAGAACAGGCTGGTGAGGTGGGGAAGGACTCTCCTCTGACTCCATCTCTAAGGCTTTCCGTCTCCTCAGGCCAAATTCCCTTGGGCTCACTGGGGAAAAGAGCAGGAGATCATGGGGCTTCAaaactctgctttctctgctttaacTACAAGAAGGGTGAGCAGACCCCTTCTGACCCCATCATGACCAGGTCCTTGGGGTTTTCCACAGTGAAGATGACCTCTCCACCACAGCTTGGGGTGGACAAGTGCAGCTGTCGGCTGTCCTATATCAGCTGCTTCCATAGAGCTGATGACAAGGGGGAACATGAAACCACCATCCCCACGTGCAGCACGTTTGTGGGGCCTCTCACCACACCACCATCCAGCGGCTGCGGTCTTCCTGGGGCCTCTCTGAGCAGTTACCTGGTCTCCATTGGGAGGGATGCAGCATGGGAGGACCCTCATGTCCAAGCCCTCAGCCAGCTGAAGGACCAAGCAAGAATGAGCCCTGCAGATTTCTCCTGCTTCCTAGCCTACACCACAGAGCTTCAGGAGGTTATTGGGAAGCTCTCTGGGAATGAAGCAACCCACCTGCAAGATCAATGTGCAGAGCAGGGTGCTGAAAGTAAGGGTGCCCTTGGATTAGCCTCTCAGGAGCTGCTGTCCAGTTGCCAGGAGTTCCTGAAAACAGAGCAGTCCCTCCAAGAGCTGCAGGGGGCACTCAGGGTGACGTTCGACCACCTGGTCCAGCTAGCAGTGGCCTGCTTCCAGGTGACGCACTGccagctgtgcaggcagaggcagcaggagctcGGGGCCGCGCTTGTGGATGTGGTGGGCACCTACCACCAGCTTGTGCAGGCCGTTCACCAGCAGCTTCACAGGCAAGGCTGCCCAGATCTGGGTGCCAGGCTCCTCGCCCACCAACATACAGCCTTTACAGCTGCCGTGTTTTGTCTCCTGCAGCAGTTCAGGGTACCCCCCTTGTCGTGA
- the LOC121080896 gene encoding tRNA methyltransferase 10 homolog B-like, whose protein sequence is MAGGGSDGEAAPMAGGGSWLEAEAACEALRLLRIEPSAVGPDAGRVGGAARCSRNVLRKRRRWERVLAAKRMKRRQERERSRARRAQGAGAALRDGGKVPATLAKERLLQARAAGPRLCVDLGVADRMTEKETSRLASQIRRLYGANRRAKKPFWLYLTEFVVGSLIYEECLRMNDGFSSYLMDTTQESYLDLFPLDAIVYLTPDSDNVLEDIDPNKVYVLGGLVDESIHKKLTLQRAQEQSLQTARLPIREYMVKAVNTKNYHSETLAINQVFDVLATYYETRCWPAALKAGVSSGKGYVLPDAGK, encoded by the exons atggcgggcggcgggagcgaTGGGGAAGCGGCGCCGatggcgggcggcgggagctgGCTTGAGGCGGAGGCGGCCTGCGAGGCCCTCCGCTTGCTGCGTATCGAGCCCTCGGCCGTCGGCCCCGACGCGGGGCGGGtgggcggcgcggcgcggtgCTCG AGGAACGTGCTGCGGAAGCGGAGACGCTGGGAGCGGGTGCTGGCGGCCAAGAGGATGAAGCGGCGGCAGGAGCGGGAGAGGAGCCGGGCCCGGCGGGCCCAGGGCGCAG GGGCTGCCCTCCGGGACGGTGGGAAGGTGCCGGCCACCCTCGCAAAGGAACGGCTTCTGCaggcccgggcggcggggccccggcTTTGCGTGGACCTCGGCGTGGCCGATCGCATGACGGAGAAG GAAACAAGCCGCCTCGCATCCCAGATCAGGAGACTCTACGGGGCAAACAGGCGGGCCAAGAAGCCGTTTTGGCTCTATCTGACAGAGTTTGTGGTGGGCTCATTGATCTACGAGGAGTGTCTTCGCATGAATGACGGCTTCTCCAGTTACTTG ATGGATACAACTCAAGAAAGTTACCTGGACCTATTTCCTTTAGATGCGATTGTTTATCTCACTCCTGACTCCGACAATG tccTTGAAGATATTGATCCAAATAAAGTGTATGTCCTCGGAGGCCTGGTGGATGAAAGTATTCACAAG AAGCTGACCCTGCAGAGGGCACAAGAGCAGTCCTTGCAAACAGCCCGCCTCCCCATTCGTGAGTACATGGTGAAAGCAGTTAACACCAAAAACTACCACTCGGAGACGCTGGCCATTAATCAAG TCTTTGATGTCTTAGCAACTTACTACGAGACGCGATGCTGGCCAGCAGCTTTGAAAGCAGGAGTTTCTTCTGGAAAAGGTTATGTGCTACCAGATGCGGGGAAATAA